A stretch of Allostreptomyces psammosilenae DNA encodes these proteins:
- a CDS encoding Eco57I restriction-modification methylase domain-containing protein → MPAATRTALAFTAVTTVGGLLPADMLLRIAEARNLPGTKPADYGLPASVPVRDEAERAWEYLKPLWRDLRTALPADPATGAPAADPTGRAGTDWLAQLFRKLDFGALTEVGPAGITADSDPDKRFPVSHRHGPALIHLIPWNQELDKRPAPGQVPAQSMLQDCLNRTDAHLWAVLTNGRRLRLLRDSSSFATASYVEFDLEAIFDSELFSEFVLLYCVLHASRFTVPAGEAASGCWLEKWRAEAVTSGARALDQLRLGVQNALTVLGTGFLRHPDNSRLRENTDPKALRDALLRLVYRLLFVFVAEDRDALLDPKADKRQREAYERYFSSARLRERARRRQGTAHGDQYEALRIVLDALGTEGGRPELALPGLGGLFSHTDADAPLDGLKLSNEALLTAVRHLAQVRDPGARRWRPVDYRHLDAEELGSVYESLLELEPKHSATDRSFELIEVAGNSRKTTGSYYTPSSLIECLLDTTLDPVIDDAVKRGEQRAADAGRPDPAGDIVDELLTLTVCDPACGSGHFLVASARRIAKRVASVRERNPEPTVDAVRHALHEVVARCIYGVDLNPMAVELAKVSLWLEALEPGKALSFLDAHIKHGNGLIGATPKLLAEGVPDDAFKPIEGDDKKYASALVKRNKAQRAGQDELTFDTDALPGNDRYAAELARIIAAPADSLEQVRAQESAYRAYTESAAYVHDLHAADAWCAAFVWPKHNGAPEAPTDQVFRALRSRNQSAVPDATHAEILRLRDQYRFFHWHLEFPEVFAVPESGVGVQPGTGWAGGFDAVVGNPPWERVKLQEQEFFAQRDPRIAEAKNAAARKRLIAELREDPDGAHLYTEFEAAKRRAEGESHFLRDSARFPLTGRGDINTYAVFTETDHILTGPRGRTGVIVPTGIATDATTQFFFKDLVQKGSLASLFEFGNEDKLFAAVKDYVRFCLLTLRSQGTPDAPISMVAKVRQVAQIPDRSYTLTSRDILRVNPNTGTCPIFSSRRDADITLGIYRRVPVLVDETKDVGRNPWGISFMRMLDMSNDSHLFRPAAQNGETFDDLLKAGWTLDGNVLLRGEERLLPLYEAKMLHHYDHRFSTYENATEQQLNERTLPRFTVEQHQDASAVAMPRYWVPEQDVPTGKVDKKGKPIMESGVRSRLAIKGWDREWLFGWRDICRASDERTMISFVFPRVAAPDGTLLMLPHSGPVAGLVACLSSFVLDFAARQKVGGTHLKFFTAYQLPVIAPAQVARHSNFITPRLLELIYTAHDIAPFARDVGDIGSPFRWDSDRRAIIRAELDALFFHLYGITRDDTAYILDTFNVVRDNDLKAYGEYRTKNLILAEYDRMAAAGLTLENPLMEGESGTYRSTLTPPPGQGPRHS, encoded by the coding sequence ATGCCCGCCGCCACCCGCACCGCCCTGGCCTTCACCGCCGTCACCACGGTCGGCGGCCTGCTCCCCGCCGACATGCTGCTGCGCATCGCCGAGGCGCGGAACCTACCGGGCACCAAGCCCGCCGACTACGGCCTGCCCGCCTCGGTGCCCGTCCGCGACGAGGCCGAGCGCGCCTGGGAGTACCTCAAGCCGCTCTGGCGCGACCTGCGCACCGCCCTCCCGGCCGACCCCGCGACCGGCGCGCCCGCCGCCGACCCTACCGGCCGGGCCGGCACCGACTGGCTCGCCCAGCTCTTCCGCAAGCTCGACTTCGGCGCGCTCACCGAGGTCGGGCCGGCCGGCATCACCGCCGACTCCGACCCGGACAAGCGCTTCCCGGTCTCCCACCGCCACGGCCCCGCCCTCATCCACCTCATCCCCTGGAACCAGGAACTCGACAAGCGTCCGGCCCCCGGCCAGGTCCCCGCGCAGTCCATGCTCCAGGACTGCCTCAACCGCACCGACGCCCACCTGTGGGCCGTCCTCACCAACGGCCGCCGCCTGCGCCTGCTGCGCGACTCCTCGTCCTTCGCCACGGCCTCCTACGTCGAGTTCGACCTGGAGGCCATCTTCGACAGCGAGCTGTTCAGCGAGTTCGTGCTGCTGTACTGCGTGCTGCACGCGTCCCGGTTCACGGTGCCGGCGGGCGAGGCGGCGTCGGGGTGCTGGCTGGAGAAGTGGCGCGCCGAGGCCGTCACCTCAGGCGCCCGCGCCCTGGACCAGCTGCGCCTGGGTGTGCAGAACGCCCTCACCGTGCTCGGCACCGGCTTCCTGCGGCACCCGGACAACTCCCGCCTGCGTGAGAACACCGATCCGAAGGCCCTCCGGGACGCCCTGCTGCGACTGGTCTACCGTCTGCTGTTCGTCTTCGTCGCCGAGGACCGCGACGCCCTGCTCGACCCGAAGGCCGACAAGCGGCAGCGGGAGGCCTACGAGCGGTACTTCTCCTCCGCGCGGCTGCGGGAACGCGCACGTCGGCGTCAGGGCACGGCTCACGGGGACCAGTACGAGGCGCTGCGCATCGTCCTCGACGCCCTCGGCACAGAAGGGGGCCGCCCGGAGCTCGCCCTGCCCGGCCTCGGCGGCCTGTTCTCGCACACGGACGCCGACGCTCCGTTGGACGGCCTCAAGCTGTCCAACGAGGCGCTGCTGACCGCCGTCCGCCACCTCGCCCAGGTCCGCGACCCCGGCGCCCGCCGCTGGCGCCCCGTCGACTACCGCCACCTGGACGCCGAGGAGCTGGGCTCGGTCTACGAGTCCCTGCTGGAGCTGGAGCCCAAGCACTCCGCGACGGACCGCTCCTTCGAGCTGATCGAGGTCGCGGGGAACAGCCGCAAGACGACGGGCAGCTACTACACCCCGTCCTCGCTCATCGAGTGCCTGCTGGACACGACGCTCGACCCGGTGATCGACGACGCCGTCAAGCGCGGCGAGCAGCGCGCCGCCGACGCCGGCCGTCCCGATCCGGCCGGCGACATCGTCGACGAGCTGCTGACACTGACGGTCTGCGACCCCGCCTGCGGCTCCGGCCACTTCCTCGTCGCCTCCGCCCGCCGCATCGCCAAGCGCGTGGCATCGGTGCGTGAGCGCAACCCGGAGCCGACGGTCGACGCCGTGCGCCACGCACTCCACGAGGTCGTCGCCCGCTGCATCTACGGTGTCGACCTCAATCCCATGGCCGTGGAGCTGGCCAAGGTCTCCTTGTGGCTGGAGGCCCTGGAGCCGGGCAAGGCCCTCAGCTTCCTCGACGCCCACATCAAGCACGGCAACGGCCTGATCGGCGCGACGCCGAAGCTGCTGGCGGAGGGCGTCCCGGATGACGCCTTCAAGCCCATCGAAGGCGATGACAAGAAGTACGCCTCGGCCCTCGTGAAGCGCAACAAGGCCCAGCGCGCCGGCCAGGACGAGCTCACCTTCGACACGGATGCCCTGCCCGGCAACGATCGCTACGCCGCCGAACTCGCCCGCATCATCGCAGCCCCGGCCGATTCCCTGGAGCAGGTACGGGCCCAGGAGTCCGCCTACCGCGCCTACACCGAGTCGGCGGCCTACGTCCACGACCTCCACGCCGCCGACGCTTGGTGCGCCGCCTTCGTCTGGCCCAAGCACAACGGTGCCCCGGAGGCTCCGACCGACCAGGTGTTCCGCGCCCTGCGCAGCCGCAACCAGTCCGCTGTCCCGGATGCCACCCACGCGGAAATCCTCCGCCTGCGCGACCAGTACCGCTTCTTCCACTGGCACCTGGAGTTCCCGGAGGTCTTCGCCGTTCCGGAGTCGGGCGTCGGTGTCCAGCCCGGGACGGGCTGGGCCGGCGGGTTCGACGCTGTGGTGGGGAACCCGCCGTGGGAGCGGGTAAAGCTCCAGGAGCAAGAATTCTTCGCGCAGCGGGACCCCCGTATCGCCGAGGCCAAGAACGCAGCCGCCCGCAAGCGCCTCATCGCCGAGCTGCGCGAGGATCCCGACGGCGCGCACCTGTACACCGAGTTCGAGGCGGCGAAGCGCCGCGCGGAGGGCGAGAGCCACTTTCTGCGCGATAGCGCCCGCTTCCCCCTGACAGGGCGCGGCGACATTAACACGTACGCCGTTTTCACAGAGACCGACCATATATTGACGGGGCCGCGGGGGCGGACGGGCGTGATTGTGCCGACGGGAATCGCGACGGACGCGACGACACAGTTCTTCTTCAAGGACCTTGTACAGAAAGGGTCTTTGGCCAGCCTCTTCGAGTTCGGAAATGAAGATAAACTCTTCGCCGCGGTCAAGGACTACGTGCGCTTCTGCCTCCTCACCCTGCGCAGCCAGGGCACCCCTGACGCCCCCATCTCCATGGTTGCCAAGGTCCGCCAGGTTGCCCAGATTCCCGACCGCTCATACACCCTGACTTCGCGTGACATCCTCCGCGTCAACCCGAACACGGGAACGTGCCCCATCTTCTCGTCCCGCCGCGATGCGGACATCACCCTTGGCATTTATCGGCGCGTGCCGGTACTGGTCGACGAGACAAAAGACGTGGGCAGGAACCCCTGGGGTATCTCGTTCATGCGCATGCTCGACATGTCGAACGACTCCCACCTGTTTCGTCCCGCTGCCCAGAACGGCGAGACCTTCGACGACCTCCTCAAGGCGGGCTGGACCCTAGACGGCAATGTCCTCCTCCGCGGAGAGGAGCGCCTACTCCCGCTGTATGAGGCGAAGATGCTTCACCACTACGACCATCGATTCTCCACGTACGAGAACGCGACAGAGCAGCAACTCAACGAACGCACCCTCCCGCGCTTCACTGTGGAGCAGCACCAGGATGCGTCCGCTGTAGCGATGCCTCGCTACTGGGTGCCGGAACAGGATGTTCCGACCGGCAAGGTAGACAAGAAAGGCAAGCCCATAATGGAGTCAGGCGTCCGCAGCCGTCTGGCTATCAAGGGATGGGACCGAGAATGGCTCTTCGGCTGGCGTGACATCTGTCGAGCAAGCGATGAGCGAACAATGATCAGCTTCGTTTTCCCTCGCGTAGCCGCCCCTGATGGCACCCTACTCATGCTCCCCCACTCGGGCCCAGTCGCTGGACTCGTGGCCTGCTTGTCCTCCTTCGTGCTCGACTTCGCCGCACGTCAAAAAGTTGGAGGTACCCACCTCAAGTTCTTTACCGCTTACCAACTCCCTGTCATCGCTCCAGCACAAGTCGCTCGCCATTCCAACTTCATCACTCCTCGTCTCCTGGAGCTCATTTACACGGCCCACGACATAGCCCCTTTCGCTCGAGATGTCGGCGATATCGGCTCCCCCTTCCGCTGGGACTCTGATCGCCGTGCCATCATCCGCGCCGAGCTGGACGCCCTTTTCTTCCACCTTTACGGCATCACCCGCGACGACACGGCATACATCTTGGATACCTTCAACGTCGTCCGTGACAACGATCTCAAGGCGTACGGCGAATACCGCACCAAGAACCTGATCCTGGCCGAGTACGACCGCATGGCTGCCGCCGGCCTGACCCTGGAAAATCCGCTCATGGAGGGCGAGTCCGGCACCTACCGCTCCACGCTCACCCCGCCCCCAGGCCAGGGTCCCCGCCACAGCTGA
- a CDS encoding DEAD/DEAH box helicase → MSPTYAAGSLVAARGREWVVLPESAPDMLVLRPLGGSEDDIAAVFPAFEEVRHAEFVPPSPADLGDQRAAGLLRTALRIGFRAGAGPFRSLASIAVEPRAYQLVPLLMALRQRTVRLLISDDVGIGKTIEAGLIAKELLAQGEATRLAVLCSPALAEQWQTELREKFGIDAELVLASTVPRLERGLELGQSLFDRHPFTIISTDFIKSTRHREDFVRHCPDLVIVDEAHSCVAADDDAQGGASSSSNQLRYELLRKISADAERHLLLLTATPHSGKESAFRNLLGLVRPELATLDLEAPSGRAKLAEHFVARKRADVRDYLTREDGLADDSLAERTAFPSDRWTKDEPYRLTPAYRALLDDAIAYAKDRVETAGEQGKREARIAWWSVIALLRSLVSSPAAAAQTLKTRSESAAARTPHEADVLGARVAADSADNDRLEGMDVAPGAAEAEDAGARLLELAERAKQLAGPAEDAKLKALIRHLKTLIADGYHPIVFCRYIPTADYLAEQLDGKLGRKTKIAAVTGTLSPQQRLERIEKLAAESAEEAGDPAVRRVLIATDCLSEGVNLQHHFDAVVHYDLAWNPTRHDQREGRVDRYGQKRDQVRVITMYGEDNGIDGKVLEVLFQKHRQIKKDLGISVSVPDETASGVTDAVVEWLLLHGRQGSQQSLFDLPGHQESLDRIDREWNSAAEREKTSRSRYAQRAIHPEEVAREVAAVRAALGGAEEVREFTLEALRDLDALVRDPRDGTGDFTAQVGGTPAGLRDALAATLGGRLVEEDREIPFRTTPAIARGEAALVRTDPAIGAIAAYVLDSALDANTSGPRPARRCGVVTTDAVTTRTTLLLVRYRFHLTLPSRTGERQLVAEDARLLAFEGVPSRAHWLDDDAATALLAARATANTHEQLARNQITRTLDGLPELSAHLTDYGTRLAAELDASHRRVRKANEEIVRGLKVVPQEPADVLGVYLYLPQQPAAPVSSAVSPSGAEA, encoded by the coding sequence ATGAGCCCCACGTACGCAGCTGGTTCGCTGGTCGCCGCCCGCGGCCGCGAATGGGTGGTGCTGCCGGAGAGCGCGCCCGACATGCTGGTGCTGCGCCCACTGGGCGGGAGCGAGGACGACATCGCGGCGGTCTTCCCCGCGTTCGAGGAGGTGCGCCACGCCGAGTTCGTGCCACCGAGCCCGGCCGACCTCGGCGACCAGCGCGCCGCCGGCCTGCTGCGCACGGCGCTGCGCATCGGGTTCCGGGCGGGCGCGGGCCCGTTCCGTTCGCTGGCGTCGATCGCCGTGGAACCCCGCGCATACCAGCTGGTCCCGCTGCTCATGGCGCTGCGCCAACGCACCGTGCGGCTGCTGATCTCGGACGACGTCGGCATCGGCAAGACCATCGAGGCCGGACTGATCGCCAAGGAGCTGCTCGCGCAGGGCGAGGCGACCCGGCTGGCCGTGCTGTGCTCCCCGGCCCTGGCCGAGCAGTGGCAGACCGAGCTGCGGGAGAAGTTCGGCATCGACGCCGAACTGGTCCTGGCCTCCACGGTGCCGCGCCTGGAGCGCGGCCTGGAGCTCGGCCAGTCCCTCTTCGACAGGCACCCGTTCACGATCATCTCGACGGACTTCATCAAGTCGACCCGCCACCGCGAGGACTTCGTGCGGCACTGCCCCGACCTGGTGATCGTCGACGAGGCCCACAGCTGCGTCGCCGCCGACGACGACGCGCAGGGCGGCGCGTCCTCCTCCTCGAACCAGCTCCGCTACGAGCTGCTGCGGAAGATCTCCGCCGATGCCGAGCGTCACCTGCTGCTGCTGACCGCGACCCCGCACTCCGGCAAGGAGTCCGCGTTCCGGAACCTGCTCGGCCTGGTGCGGCCCGAACTGGCGACCCTGGACCTGGAGGCCCCGTCGGGGCGGGCGAAGCTCGCCGAGCACTTCGTGGCCCGCAAGCGCGCGGACGTCCGCGACTACCTCACCAGGGAGGACGGCCTCGCGGACGACTCCCTGGCCGAGCGGACCGCCTTCCCGTCCGACCGCTGGACGAAGGACGAGCCTTACCGGCTCACCCCCGCCTACCGGGCGCTGCTCGACGACGCCATCGCCTACGCCAAGGACCGCGTCGAGACGGCCGGCGAGCAGGGCAAGCGGGAGGCCCGCATCGCCTGGTGGTCAGTGATCGCACTGCTGCGCTCGCTGGTCTCCTCGCCGGCAGCCGCCGCACAGACCCTGAAGACCCGGTCGGAATCCGCCGCCGCCCGCACCCCGCACGAGGCGGACGTCCTCGGCGCCCGGGTGGCCGCCGACTCAGCGGATAACGACCGACTGGAGGGCATGGACGTCGCACCGGGCGCCGCCGAGGCGGAGGACGCCGGCGCCCGGCTGCTCGAACTCGCCGAGCGGGCGAAGCAGCTCGCCGGTCCGGCCGAGGACGCGAAGCTGAAGGCGCTGATCCGGCACCTGAAGACGCTGATCGCCGACGGCTACCACCCGATCGTCTTCTGCCGCTACATCCCCACCGCCGACTACCTCGCCGAGCAGCTGGACGGCAAGCTCGGCAGGAAGACGAAGATCGCCGCAGTGACGGGCACGCTCTCCCCGCAGCAGCGCCTGGAGCGCATCGAGAAGCTCGCCGCCGAGTCCGCCGAGGAGGCCGGCGACCCGGCCGTGCGCCGCGTGCTGATCGCCACCGACTGCCTCTCCGAGGGCGTCAACCTCCAGCACCACTTCGATGCCGTCGTCCACTACGACCTGGCGTGGAACCCGACCCGCCACGACCAGCGCGAGGGCCGCGTCGACCGCTACGGCCAGAAGCGCGACCAGGTCCGCGTCATCACCATGTACGGCGAGGACAACGGCATCGACGGCAAGGTCCTGGAGGTGCTGTTCCAGAAGCACCGGCAGATCAAGAAGGACCTCGGCATCTCCGTCTCCGTCCCCGACGAGACCGCGTCCGGCGTGACCGACGCCGTCGTGGAGTGGCTGCTGCTGCACGGACGGCAGGGCAGCCAGCAGAGCCTGTTCGACCTGCCCGGCCACCAGGAGTCCCTCGACCGGATCGATCGCGAGTGGAACTCGGCCGCTGAGCGCGAGAAGACCTCCCGTTCCAGGTACGCCCAGCGCGCCATCCACCCGGAGGAGGTGGCCCGCGAGGTCGCCGCCGTACGGGCCGCGCTCGGCGGCGCCGAGGAGGTCCGCGAGTTCACGCTCGAAGCACTCCGCGACCTGGACGCCCTGGTCCGCGACCCGCGCGACGGCACCGGCGACTTCACCGCCCAGGTCGGCGGCACCCCGGCCGGCCTGCGTGACGCGCTGGCGGCCACCCTCGGCGGCCGGCTCGTCGAGGAGGACCGCGAGATCCCGTTCCGCACCACTCCGGCGATCGCCCGCGGCGAGGCCGCCCTGGTCCGCACCGACCCGGCGATCGGCGCCATCGCCGCGTACGTCCTGGACTCGGCGCTGGACGCGAACACCTCAGGCCCCCGTCCCGCTCGCCGCTGCGGTGTCGTCACCACGGACGCGGTCACCACCCGCACCACGCTCCTCCTGGTCCGCTACCGCTTCCACCTCACCCTTCCGTCCCGCACCGGCGAGCGGCAGCTCGTCGCCGAGGACGCCCGCCTGCTCGCCTTCGAGGGCGTGCCGTCGCGCGCCCACTGGCTGGACGACGACGCGGCCACCGCGCTCCTCGCGGCCCGCGCCACCGCCAACACCCACGAGCAGCTGGCCCGCAACCAGATCACCCGCACCCTGGACGGCCTGCCGGAGCTTTCCGCGCACCTCACCGACTACGGCACCCGCCTGGCCGCCGAACTCGACGCCTCGCACCGCCGGGTCCGCAAGGCCAACGAGGAGATCGTCCGCGGCCTGAAGGTCGTCCCGCAGGAGCCCGCCGACGTCCTCGGCGTCTACCTCTACCTGCCGCAGCAGCCCGCCGCCCCCGTCTCGTCCGCCGTCTCGCCGTCCGGAGCCGAAGCCTGA